GACCAGATCAGCTGCTCCAACCCCGAGCAGTACACAGGCTGGTACTCCTCATGGACAGCCAATAAGGCCCGCCTCAACGGCCAAGGCTTTGGGTGAGTCTGAAAATACCCCCTGTGGCTGTGGGGACCCTGTGGGAGGGCATGGGGGAGATAAAGCACTGAGGGGCATGGATTAATGGGCACAGCggtgatgggttggtggttgatcttaaatgtattttccaaccttaatgattctatgattttataattcTATGGGGGCCAGGCCCCCTGGCAGTGTGGGGCAGCAGGGTGGCCTGGGTGGTGGCTTAGGGCACAGTGGGGCTGTGGTGTCTCCCCAGGTGCGCCTGGCTCTCCAAGTACCAGGACAACGGGCAGTGGCTGCAGATCGACCTGAAGGAGGTGAAGGTGATCTCAGGGATCCTCACACAAGGGCGCTGTGATGCTGATGAGTGGATGACCAAGTACAGCGTGCAGTACCGCACTGATGAGAACCTCAACTGGGTTTACTACAAGGACCAGACCGGGAACAACCGGGTGGGTTGATCTTGTGCTTTGTCTTACAGCAGTGGTCTCAGGGTTGCATTTGATGATGTAAAAGTCTTGGGGGAGGTGGCCTAAGGGAGGGGAGCCTGTGTGAAAAGCAGAGTGGATGGGGCCTGGTGCTTACCCGTGGCGCACAGGTGTCCAGCCCCATGGCCATCACGCTGCCACGGTGACAGTGAGTGCAACGCTGTCAGCCCCTGAACTGTGTGTGCCTCTGCCTCTCTTGGCAGGTTTTCTATGGCAACTCGGACCGGTCATCCTCAGTGCAGAACCTGCTGCGGCCACCCATCGTGGCTCGCTTCATCCGCCTCATCCCGCTGGGCTGGCACGTGCGCATTGCCATCCGCATGGAGCTCCTCGAGTGCCTGGGCAAATGTGGCTGAGTGCCCACTGGGTAGAGATGTGCAGGTGTGTGCCTGTATGGCCGTCCCATCTCGCTGCTGATGCGTGCTGCGGCCACGATCCTGCCCACCCTATAAACAGAAGGGCTTTCTTgaataaaacactgctttacaTGACACCTGGCGATATGGCTAAACCCTATTCCAACAGCTTACTGTTTTTGAGGGGGCACACACCAGCAAAACTGGGGTGTTTTGTTACCATGGCTTCAGTCCTGTGAGATACAATGCTTCTCATTCTGGGTGCTAGACTAGGGACACAGTCCTGATCCTGGGTGCTAGATATCATCACAGCATGCTGTGGGCATGGGAGGTGGACTTGTGCTTCAATTTCCATGACCGCCTCACCCTCCATGGCCTAGTTCCCAGTGGGTGCTGTGCATGTGCAGGTGTGGGCTCAGCCATCCACTTGTCCTAACTATGAAGTCTGTGAGATCCTATCTACTGAAATGCTTACTGCCATGTCACCGTTGCACTCATGCTTTTATCCACAAAGTGAGTTTTATCTATCCATAAATGGGCTGAGGGGCACATTTTCTTAGCAGGAGTGCTCCTGAATAATTTCTTTGAGCTTTCAAGCTTCATCCACAGCCTAAGTGGATGGACCACGTGCCCTTATATACCAAGATAATTTATTTAGCATCTCACAGCTGATAATATATTTGGATATAagacacagaggaaggaaagactGGACAGGACACAAGGGTCTGTGCCATCACTCCCAGCTTCAAACAGGATGCTAGActccttttccaggctgaaacATACAGTGATAAACAGGTGGAACTAACTGGCACATACTGAACTTCACGGTTTGTTTGTGTCCTTCCTCACCCTGTCCTTTGCCTGCACCTCACCTCCCAGCCTGGATGGGGAAggacctgctgctgcctttttaatgctttaaagCAGACGTTTCTGCTCTCAGCCAAGCTGTGCCGCTCGCCTGCTAATCGACCTTTGGAAATTCACTTAACCTCTGCCTCTTATCTAAAAAGCGGGGTGCTGAGAGGCTTAATTAATTAAGTGGTCCTAAAATGCTTTTAGAAGTGCGCTTGACTTCCACTTCTGCATAAACACAGCATATTGAAGAAGGGTGCAACTGAGGGCATTATGAAAGCCGCCAAAACACAGTTACAAAACTGCAAAGCTTTTGCTCATGAAGTCAAACTTTTTCTTCCTAGCATGGAAATGTCATTTTAATTCTCGGGCACAGATACCTCCAGTTGCCGTTATGCAAATCAGAAACAGCGACTGAGGCATCAGGAAATGGTacaaaacagtgcagaaaaggCAGTATCTTCTAGGAGTGAAAAATCCTGCAGATATTTACCTGTACAGGTAGGTACGTGGCCCTGCAACTTGTAAAATGCAACTGCTTTAACTGAGAGCTGCCTTCAGCCTTATGACATGAATGAGTGCAGTGCTTACAGAGCGCTGAGTAGTCAGAGGAGCTTTGCCTAATCCAAGTGGTGTAACAAGAGGCTGCCTCAGGCCCTCCAGTCCAGCTACATTTCTAAGTCTGTAGCCCCATTCTCTTAATCATTTCCCACAGAAATAACCCCTTAGCAGCTGTCAGAGTGAGATACCCACACAAACTCTGCTCTCTGTCCCAAGGGGGACCAGTGCTGACCACACTGGCTACCACAGCAAGGTGTTGAACTCCGGCACTAGgggcccacagccctgtgcatcccgttccatgcccaccgccctgtggtgcagcccctttccctgccccccagctgcccctcccctggcacagctccatgccgttccctcgggccctgtcgctgtcacacacagcagagctcagcgctgcccctccgctccctgtcaggagctgcagccgccattaggccttgctctgctctgagcaaacCCCCGCTTCTCACACACCTTGCCGCCCAGTCACTCCAATATCTTTGTAGCCCTCTTTTGGATTCTCTCCATTGCTTTATGTCCTGTGGCACCCAGCCTCTCCCTCTCCAAGGTCTGGAGGTAAGGCCACATAGCGCAAGGCAAGGCAGGACAacccctctcctctcccactggcagtgctgggcctggtgcagcccagggtacAGTTGGCCCTTTTGTCTACCAGGGAACACTGAAACGTCGAACTACAGGTGGGTTAAAGGTATTAACTTGGGCCAGACCAGTTTCCCCGTCAGAGACTCAATGAGGGCAGCTCAGCGaaggcaccaggcagcagcatGGTCTCACAGTGGCTGCAGCACAAGCCCCAGGGTGGCCACTTCAGAAGGACTTCAGCAAGGAGGGCATGGAGGAACACTCTGTGCGCCTCAGTTTGTTTCCAGTTACCCAAGGGGTGAGGGATTGGGAGCCAAACATTTCAAGTTTTTTGAAGCTGTGCGGCTTCTCAAACAGGGAGCGCATCAGGACgtgggcagagcagctctgttaCAGTTCTGCCCCATCCAGGGCCACCACGAGTGCTCTGTAAGCGGCGTGGAGCGAATGAGAGCAGCCATCGAGCCGTGCCAATTTTCTAGTgcaaaatctgcatttttattaaagaCATATTTTGGAAGGCCCATTCAAAAATACATTGTGCTCAGTAAAAATTAACCATTTCCATGCTTGATCGTTAAGGTTAccacaggattttttttttttttctttttttaaactcttttaGAATATTTACAGCAACGATATAAATCATACAGAAGTTAAGAATGGAATACATgcccaaaaaaagaaaataaaataataataattcgGTAAGGCGTACCAACAACATGATACAAAGGGTTGTATACAAACATTTTACAAATGGGTTTATTAACTTGCATGAAGTCATCCTTAAATATTCAGCACAATTTAAAACCAATTTGTATCCCAGGATTAAAAAGATGAACACCACAGCACATTCCTTCCACAACAGAAAACATGGTAGATCTGACAATCTGTGCGCTTCGGATTTCTGATAGCTGTTAGAAGTATTGGGGAACCGTAACCATAAATGTAGGAGTTTCGAAAGCCGCCTCCCCAGTCGGGTATTTCTGGAATAGTGATCGTGAAAGAAAAGACCCCGTTCTTCCTAACTtagttcttccttctttctgccaAATGAAATGAATTCGGTATTTCACAGTGGAGATGTAAGCAGTCCTGGAAATCCTCATCAGATTAACCGGATTTATGAAAAAAACCCTGCGTAGAATTTCCAACGAATGACGGTTTCGTGGAAGATTTTATCTCATTGCTCCTTACAAACCACATACGCAGAGATGTTGCTCTTTTTGATCAGACATATCCCTCAGTAGTCTAAGATGTGCactagctggaaaaaaaaccaaacaacaaagcaggaaaagagaagcCGAGACAGTTAACCACACCTAAGGTTTTGCTTTACTAAACAGTTAAAAGCTCTGCCGTTGGATTTACAAGTCAAGAATTTACGCCAAGAGGTTCGTAAGCTACAGGAAACTTGAATAACATCCTCCATCTCACGCTATGAACATGCTGTAACTTTGCTCATGGAAAGCTCTACGTAAGCAGTTACTCCACAAAGCATTTCTACGCCTGTACAGTTAAGATGCCACCTTGCATTTCTCAGAATGGACCCAGAGAAACAATGCCCTGTGAAAACAGAGACCTGGTGGAACAGAAAGCCTGGGAAGGCAGTCTGTTTTGGTGGGGCACAATGAGGTCAGGTATCTCACCcagatgaaatggaaaacaaaaaagtgaagaaaCTCCTGAGCAAG
The sequence above is a segment of the Excalfactoria chinensis isolate bCotChi1 chromosome 1, bCotChi1.hap2, whole genome shotgun sequence genome. Coding sequences within it:
- the RS1 gene encoding retinoschisin, which gives rise to MWIKMGSVLLSLLFWYKAVLALSPGEDERLELWHSKACKCNCQGGPNSVWSSGTNSLECMPECPYHKPLGFESGAVTPDQISCSNPEQYTGWYSSWTANKARLNGQGFGCAWLSKYQDNGQWLQIDLKEVKVISGILTQGRCDADEWMTKYSVQYRTDENLNWVYYKDQTGNNRVFYGNSDRSSSVQNLLRPPIVARFIRLIPLGWHVRIAIRMELLECLGKCG